GAGTGGGGAGCATCCTTCAGGCGTTGAAAATACGCAGAGTGCTCAGGTTTCGTTGTTAGATGAAAGAAAGCTTTGGACTTCATTAGTGATATTCCTCTAGATGGCTGGTCGTAGTCCTCTTTAAGATGTTCTAATATCGTATCGACAGTATTAGGGTCAGTATCAATAATTTCAGCAAGTTGTTTCTTTGTCATTCCTTCATCTCCTGCTGCAAATAAAAGTCCTTCTACAATCGCTTTTAATTCATTCATTTCCATGTTGCTATTCCTCCATCTTGTATAACACGAGTTCGTCGAAGTGGTTGGATTGTTCACAATAAACTTCTCTGCTTTTCATAAGTTCTAAGATTGCTATAAAGGTTACAACAATGTGAGTCCGCGTAGGAAATGGGAACATTTCAAAGAAACGTACCCCTCCACGAGAATGTGTAATCACATCACGCACTTCATTCATACGATCTTGTATCGGAATTTCTTGTCTTTGTATGCGAGTTTCTAATGGCTGTTCCCATTTCTTACGTTGAAACAATTTCTGCATAGCTCCAATCATATCATAAATGGAAACGTTCCCTGAATTGCTCACGGGTTGCTGCTCCTCCTGTTCTCCTTCCATATTCATTGGGGGACGAGTATAGATCTGCGTGGCTTCTAATTCCCGTTCTTTTAATTCATCGGCAGCTTCTTTATATTTTCGGTACTCAATTAAACGTCTCATTAATTCTTCACGTGGGTCCTCTTCCTCATACTCCTCGTCTTCTACTTCAAGTTCCTGGTTAGGCAGAAGCA
The nucleotide sequence above comes from Pontibacillus chungwhensis. Encoded proteins:
- a CDS encoding segregation/condensation protein A; its protein translation is MNTSYTVKIDAFEGPLDLLLHLINRYEIDIYDIPVATITEQYMAYIHTMQKLELDVASEYLVMAATLLAIKSQMLLPNQELEVEDEEYEEEDPREELMRRLIEYRKYKEAADELKERELEATQIYTRPPMNMEGEQEEQQPVSNSGNVSIYDMIGAMQKLFQRKKWEQPLETRIQRQEIPIQDRMNEVRDVITHSRGGVRFFEMFPFPTRTHIVVTFIAILELMKSREVYCEQSNHFDELVLYKMEE